AAGGGCTTCTCCCCTGTGGTAGTGCTGGAGGATGTCCTCCTTCCAGTCCAGGGTGTGTACATCATAGGTATCGTCGATATGGCATGGGGCCAGGATGCCCAGGAAGCTGCCCAGGCACTGGACTGCCGGGAATTCCTTCCGGATCCGGGCCACCACCCTGGCCGCAAATTCCGGGTCCAGCCTGGCGTCTCCGGCATCCAGTTTTCCCAGGGCGTCCATATAGGCCGGTGTCCGGTTCTGCCGCAGCAGCCGGGCGCCTTCCCCCGTCAGGGTCCCGGTCTGCTGCCGGGATCCTGTGGCGTTTGTCTGCAGGGTGCTCCCCGCCAGGGTCTGCCGTTTCTGTCTGCTCAGGAACATGGGTCACTCCTCCTTTTTCCGGACCAGCACCCGCCGCACCAGATTGCCGGTGTGGGTGGGCAGTTTCTCTTCGCCGATGGGGCGGCCGGAAGCAGGGACCGCCCGTTCTTTGCCCCAGTTCCGGATGGAATTGATTTTTTCCGGGCTGGTCTGGGAAAGCGGAACCACATTCTGGAAGGAGGACAGGATTTCCCCCCTGGTCAATTCATGCTCCGGTTCCGCCACCTTCCGATAGGCCAGCTCCCGCACGGCACTTTCCAGATCCGCACCGGTGAAGCCGTCCGTCAGGGCCACCAGCTGCCCGGCAAAATCCTCGTTGGAATGGATATCCACCTGCAGGTACCGCTGGAAGTACAGGTGCAGGATGTCCTCCCGTTCCTCTTCCGTAGGAAGGTCCACGAAGAACAGTTCGTCGAACCGGCCCCGGCGCAGCAGTTCCGAAGGCAGCATGGACACATCATTGGCCGTGGCCACCACGAACACCGCCTTGCGGCATTCCTGCAGCCAGAACAGGAACTGGCCCACCATCCGGGTGGACACACCCCCATCGTTATTGCTGCCGGCCCCGGACAGGCCCTTTTCGATTTCGTCGATCCACAGGATGCAGGGGGACACGTTCTCGGCTGTGGTCAACGCATCCCGCAGCTGCCGTTCCGACTGGCCCACATAGCTGCCCTGCACCGTGGCAAAATCCAGCCGGTAGAGAGGCAGTTCCCAGTTGGCCGCAATGGCCTTGGCAGACAGAGATTTGCCACAGCCCGGCACCCCCACCAGCAGGATGCCCCGGGGCGGCTGCAAGTGCAGTTTCCGCATGAGCTCCTTCTTTTCCGGTTTCAGCAGCGCCTTCTTCTCATCCAGCCAGGCCTGGAGTCCCTTCAGACCGCCCACTTTCTTCATGGTGGGGTCCACCGCGATCTTTTCCAGACCGGAGATATTGGAAAACAGGCGGTTCTTGGCGTTGCGCACCTCGGCCATGTCCGCCTTGGTGACGGATCCTTTGGCCAGGAGCGCCGACAGCACGTTCTCCGCTTCGATCTTCGTAACGCCGGCCAGGGTGGCAGCGGCTTCCCGCATATCCCCCTCGTCCCACTGGATGTCCACCGCATCCCGGTTACCCTCCAGCTGGTCGTGGATCACCTGGTACATCTCTTCTTCGTCAGGCATGTCCAGGGTGACGATGAGACCGTGACGCTGCAGGTTGTTCCACACCGGCCGGTGGCAGAGTACCACCAGGGTACTGTACTTTTCTGTGGCCAGGCTCACCAGGTCCAGCATCCGCTGGGCTTC
This genomic interval from Acidaminococcus timonensis contains the following:
- a CDS encoding AAA family ATPase; this translates as MSNRQEAKQLLRRYLIARIPFIVLQTIEVPRALALLKEIAEELDQEQWLGRDTFYAHTLSKGVYALCTGQTVDEGAKSTLGAGDFFITKLQKEDRRDQTLILTEIPDISDDNSEAQRMLDLVSLATEKYSTLVVLCHRPVWNNLQRHGLIVTLDMPDEEEMYQVIHDQLEGNRDAVDIQWDEGDMREAAATLAGVTKIEAENVLSALLAKGSVTKADMAEVRNAKNRLFSNISGLEKIAVDPTMKKVGGLKGLQAWLDEKKALLKPEKKELMRKLHLQPPRGILLVGVPGCGKSLSAKAIAANWELPLYRLDFATVQGSYVGQSERQLRDALTTAENVSPCILWIDEIEKGLSGAGSNNDGGVSTRMVGQFLFWLQECRKAVFVVATANDVSMLPSELLRRGRFDELFFVDLPTEEEREDILHLYFQRYLQVDIHSNEDFAGQLVALTDGFTGADLESAVRELAYRKVAEPEHELTRGEILSSFQNVVPLSQTSPEKINSIRNWGKERAVPASGRPIGEEKLPTHTGNLVRRVLVRKKEE